One window of the Nocardioides jiangxiensis genome contains the following:
- a CDS encoding phosphoglycerate kinase, whose translation MTGNQTLSALGDVRGKRVLVRSDLNVPLDGSTITDDGRIRASVPTIQALAEAGARVVVTAHLGRPKGEPEARYSLAPVAARLGELLGQDVAFATDTVGESAQAVVASLGDGQVALLENVRFNAGETSKDDAERGAFADQLASLADAFVSDGFGVVHRKQASVYDVAQRLPHAMGNLVAAEIDVLKRLTETPERPYAVVLGGSKVSDKLGVIDNLLGKADKLLIGGGMVFTFLKAQGHEVGKSLLEEDQIPTCLDYLARAKETGVEIILPTDIVVADAFGDEASARVVAADAIPAESLGLDIGPESGKAFGAALADAKTVFWNGPMGVFEQAAFAEGTRAVAQALTETDGLSVVGGGDSAAAVRTLGFDEAAFGHISTGGGASLEYLEGKTLPGIDVLGG comes from the coding sequence GTGACTGGCAACCAGACCCTCTCCGCCCTGGGCGACGTGCGTGGCAAGCGCGTCCTCGTCCGTTCCGACCTGAACGTCCCGCTGGACGGCTCGACCATCACCGATGACGGCCGGATCCGGGCCAGCGTGCCGACGATCCAGGCACTGGCCGAGGCCGGCGCGCGCGTGGTCGTGACCGCCCACCTGGGCCGTCCGAAGGGCGAGCCCGAGGCGCGCTACTCCCTGGCGCCGGTCGCCGCCCGCCTGGGTGAGCTGCTCGGTCAGGACGTGGCGTTCGCGACCGACACCGTGGGTGAGAGTGCGCAGGCGGTCGTCGCGAGCCTGGGCGACGGCCAGGTGGCGCTCCTGGAGAACGTCCGGTTCAACGCCGGCGAGACCTCGAAGGACGACGCCGAGCGCGGTGCGTTCGCCGACCAGCTCGCCTCGCTCGCCGACGCCTTCGTCTCCGACGGCTTCGGTGTCGTGCACCGCAAGCAGGCCTCGGTGTACGACGTGGCGCAGCGCCTCCCGCACGCGATGGGCAACCTGGTGGCTGCCGAGATCGACGTGCTCAAGCGGCTCACCGAGACCCCCGAGCGCCCCTACGCGGTCGTGCTGGGTGGCTCGAAGGTCTCCGACAAGCTCGGCGTCATCGACAACCTGCTCGGCAAGGCCGACAAGCTGCTGATCGGTGGCGGCATGGTCTTCACCTTCCTCAAGGCCCAGGGTCACGAGGTCGGCAAGTCGCTGCTGGAGGAGGACCAGATCCCGACCTGCCTGGACTACCTGGCCCGCGCCAAGGAGACCGGCGTCGAGATCATCCTGCCCACCGACATCGTCGTGGCCGACGCGTTCGGTGACGAGGCCTCGGCCCGCGTGGTCGCGGCCGACGCGATCCCGGCCGAGTCGCTGGGCCTCGACATCGGTCCGGAGTCGGGCAAGGCGTTCGGGGCTGCGCTGGCGGACGCGAAGACGGTGTTCTGGAACGGTCCGATGGGTGTCTTCGAGCAGGCTGCTTTCGCCGAGGGCACGCGTGCGGTCGCGCAGGCGCTCACGGAGACCGACGGCCTGTCGGTGGTCGGCGGCGGTGACTCCGCTGCTGCGGTGCGCACGCTGGGGTTCGACGAGGCGGCGTTCGGCCACATCTCGACCGGTGGCGGTGCGTCGCTGGAGTACCTCGAGGGCAAGACCCTCCCCGGCATCGACGTCCTCGGCGGCTGA
- the gap gene encoding type I glyceraldehyde-3-phosphate dehydrogenase: MTVRVGINGFGRIGRNFFRAVHALDPAGEQIRVVAVNDLSDKAVLAHLLQYDTVLGRLDVDVKATADSIVVGDQEVHAFAERDPAALRWADFDVDVVIESTGFFTDAARARAHITGGGARKVVISAPASNEDVTVVMGVNHTDYDPTAHDVISNASCTTNCLAPMAKVLHAGVGIKQGLMTTVHSYTADQNLQDNIHSDLRRARAAALNLVPTSTGAAKAIGKVLPELNGRLDGFAVRVPTPTGSLTDLTFEAERDTTVEEVNALVREAAQTPELAPYLTYSEAPIVSSDIVTDPASCIFDAPLTKVIGRQVKVVGWYDNEWGYSNRLADLVRFIGATL; encoded by the coding sequence GTGACGGTTCGCGTAGGCATCAACGGATTCGGCCGGATCGGCCGCAACTTCTTCCGTGCGGTCCATGCCCTGGATCCGGCCGGAGAGCAGATCCGCGTGGTCGCGGTCAACGACCTCAGTGACAAGGCCGTGCTCGCGCACCTGCTGCAGTACGACACGGTCCTCGGTCGCCTCGACGTCGACGTCAAGGCGACGGCTGACTCGATCGTGGTGGGCGACCAGGAGGTCCACGCCTTCGCGGAGCGGGATCCCGCAGCGCTGCGGTGGGCGGACTTCGACGTGGACGTCGTCATCGAGTCGACCGGCTTCTTCACGGACGCGGCGAGGGCACGAGCACACATCACCGGCGGCGGTGCGAGGAAGGTGGTCATCTCGGCCCCGGCGAGCAACGAGGACGTCACGGTCGTGATGGGGGTCAACCACACCGACTACGACCCGACTGCCCACGACGTGATCTCCAACGCCTCGTGCACCACGAACTGCCTGGCGCCGATGGCGAAGGTGCTGCACGCGGGCGTCGGCATCAAGCAGGGCCTGATGACGACCGTGCACTCCTACACGGCCGACCAGAACCTCCAGGACAACATCCACAGCGACCTGCGTCGGGCCCGGGCAGCCGCGCTCAACCTGGTGCCCACGAGCACCGGTGCTGCCAAGGCGATCGGGAAGGTTCTGCCCGAGCTCAACGGCCGCCTCGACGGCTTCGCGGTCCGCGTGCCCACGCCGACCGGCTCGCTCACCGACCTCACCTTCGAGGCGGAGCGCGACACCACGGTCGAGGAGGTCAACGCGCTGGTGCGCGAGGCGGCGCAGACACCGGAGCTGGCGCCGTACCTGACGTACTCGGAGGCGCCGATCGTGTCGAGCGACATCGTCACCGATCCGGCGTCCTGCATCTTCGATGCGCCGCTGACGAAGGTCATCGGACGCCAGGTGAAGGTGGTGGGCTGGTACGACAACGAGTGGGGCTACTCCAACCGCCTTGCCGACCTGGTGCGGTTCATCGGCGCTACTCTCTGA